The proteins below come from a single Mya arenaria isolate MELC-2E11 chromosome 6, ASM2691426v1 genomic window:
- the LOC128238830 gene encoding cystatin-B-like: MLAGGAGPVQKANDDVKAVCNELKAEILQKAEKDAVEIFEAVSYRSQLVAGTNLFVKIKVNSNGECIHARIFQPLPCNIEDGGKTAELHSVQKDKQMADEVAYF, encoded by the exons ATGCTTGCCGGAGGTGCTGGTCCAGTTCAGAAAGCCAATGATGATGTCAAGGCAGTCTGTAATGAG CTAAAGGCAGAAATCCTGCAGAAAGCTGAGAAAGATGCAGTAGAGATTTTCGAAGCGGTCTCGTACAGAAGCCAATTGGTAGCTGGAACTAATCTCTTTGTAaag ATCAAAGTGAATTCAAATGGAGAATGTATTCATGCCCGGATCTTCCAGCCCCTGCCATGCAATATAGAGGATGGCGGCAA AACGGCAGAGCTTCACAGCGTACAGAAAGACAAACAGATGGCAGATGAAGTGGCATACTTTTAG